The proteins below are encoded in one region of bacterium:
- the hpt gene encoding hypoxanthine phosphoribosyltransferase, with amino-acid sequence MLISRETIQEHLLQVADRLREDYRDKRPVLVGVLNGCFIYMADLIRALNIPCEVDFIKLSSYRDGMSSGDLSLTKDVDMDLTGRHVILVEDIVDTGKSLGFLRQHMQDKNPASVVMTAMFMKHCFTAVGSPVEYVGMEIPDEFVIGYGLDYAQQWRQLPDLYALVEDK; translated from the coding sequence ATGTTGATCAGTCGCGAAACCATTCAGGAGCATCTGTTACAGGTTGCCGACCGTCTTCGTGAAGACTACCGGGACAAACGGCCTGTGCTGGTGGGCGTGCTCAACGGCTGCTTCATCTACATGGCGGATCTGATCCGCGCATTGAACATCCCGTGCGAAGTGGATTTTATCAAATTGTCCAGTTACCGTGACGGCATGAGTTCCGGAGATCTGTCCCTGACCAAGGATGTGGACATGGATCTGACGGGCCGGCACGTGATACTGGTGGAGGATATTGTAGACACCGGCAAGTCGCTGGGGTTTCTACGGCAGCATATGCAGGATAAGAATCCTGCCAGCGTCGTCATGACGGCCATGTTCATGAAACACTGCTTTACGGCAGTGGGCTCGCCCGTCGAATACGTAGGGATGGAAATTCCCGACGAGTTCGTGATCGGATACGGGCTGGACTACGCGCAGCAATGGCGGCAATTGCCCGATCTCTATGCATTAGTCGAGGATAAATGA
- the tilS gene encoding tRNA lysidine(34) synthetase TilS produces the protein MFDGLSHISSFLNARTLPDDRFLVAVSGGADSQGLLALLADGARIPAARLVAGHVNHGIRTDADKDLLAIAQITEPRRIPVIAKSVDVPLEAKNQHLSLEAAARRLRYATLQEMASEMHCRWILTAHTMDDSAETVLMRMRSGAPWYEWTGIPARRGNILRPLLTVLRREVRAWVAGAGLPFHEDSTNLDLRFQRNRLRSELREHPEYWNRHQIERFSMAGRDLERVLNVWRRLVYELPIVHKPGLKAGAVGLAIDEIFRYFNNLTFLPAEVMWGHLTGQQDARLPSKLRRQITSFLCGRGPEAALPLPFGIQLVRRGRTAWLVKDLPADQVRMPVSVGLWQIPGRKATLEIGSTPPNGAAIGLRSDVLGRNLVVRNWQPGDRITPRRRPEKKIADLLAEKKMDPFERSRVLVLADEAGPLMMLSGTIVDERIAADGTQGEIVWVTWSEGE, from the coding sequence ATGTTCGATGGCTTGTCTCACATCTCGAGCTTTCTGAATGCGCGTACTTTGCCTGATGACCGCTTCCTCGTGGCCGTGTCAGGCGGAGCGGACTCACAGGGCTTGCTCGCGTTGCTTGCGGATGGGGCGCGGATTCCTGCGGCGAGGCTGGTGGCCGGGCATGTGAATCACGGCATTCGGACAGACGCGGACAAAGACCTGTTGGCTATTGCTCAGATCACGGAGCCGCGGCGGATTCCTGTCATAGCAAAGTCTGTGGATGTGCCGCTGGAGGCAAAGAATCAGCATCTGTCCCTGGAAGCGGCCGCGCGCCGCTTGCGCTATGCGACGCTGCAGGAGATGGCAAGCGAGATGCACTGCCGCTGGATTCTGACGGCGCACACGATGGATGATTCGGCAGAGACGGTGCTGATGAGGATGCGCAGCGGTGCACCTTGGTATGAATGGACCGGAATTCCGGCACGGCGGGGCAACATTTTGCGACCATTGCTGACCGTGCTCCGACGTGAGGTTCGCGCCTGGGTTGCGGGGGCAGGGCTGCCGTTTCACGAAGACTCTACCAATCTGGATCTCCGCTTTCAGAGAAACCGTTTACGCTCTGAACTTAGGGAGCACCCGGAGTATTGGAATCGTCACCAAATCGAACGATTTTCGATGGCTGGACGAGATCTGGAACGTGTGCTAAACGTATGGCGAAGATTAGTTTATGAGCTTCCCATAGTGCATAAGCCGGGCTTGAAGGCAGGTGCCGTTGGCCTTGCAATTGACGAGATTTTCCGTTATTTTAATAACTTGACTTTTTTGCCTGCGGAAGTCATGTGGGGCCATCTGACGGGTCAACAGGACGCACGGTTGCCGTCCAAATTGAGACGGCAGATCACATCTTTCTTGTGTGGCCGGGGTCCCGAGGCCGCCCTGCCGCTTCCCTTTGGAATTCAACTGGTGCGGAGGGGACGGACCGCATGGCTGGTGAAGGATTTGCCGGCTGATCAGGTTCGAATGCCTGTGTCTGTCGGACTATGGCAGATCCCCGGCCGCAAGGCAACACTTGAAATCGGCAGCACGCCCCCCAACGGAGCTGCAATTGGTCTGCGTTCTGATGTTTTGGGACGCAATTTGGTGGTACGGAACTGGCAGCCGGGAGACCGGATTACTCCCCGGCGAAGGCCGGAGAAGAAGATTGCGGATCTGCTGGCTGAAAAGAAAATGGATCCATTCGAACGGTCGCGCGTGCTGGTACTGGCAGATGAGGCTGGGCCACTGATGATGCTGAGTGGCACGATTGTGGATGAGCGGATTGCGGCGGATGGAACGCAGGGTGAGATTGTCTGGGTTACTTGGAGCGAGGGCGAATAA
- a CDS encoding class I SAM-dependent methyltransferase — MSAPKGRTLERRHRRLRNHWRTGVLAELLVSTPGKTVLNYGCGEGGDRAWMEGRGLEVTAFDVYPSDHSDYVCDGHELPFADSQFDIVTAISVFQYLADPLKGISEIARVLRPGGALVGTVAFLEAQDKQTYFHMTHLGVRELLSRAGFEAIEVYPGWSFRESLNESFWVWNQISALSAIHRAWGRLSFRLGLALWRAGYRMKGKSAPEDLEMRFAGSLQFKAVKKMA; from the coding sequence ATGAGCGCTCCGAAGGGACGCACACTGGAGCGACGGCATCGCAGACTGAGAAATCACTGGCGAACCGGAGTCTTGGCCGAACTTCTGGTGTCGACGCCCGGCAAGACCGTGCTGAATTACGGTTGCGGAGAGGGCGGCGACCGTGCATGGATGGAAGGCCGCGGGCTGGAGGTGACCGCCTTCGATGTCTACCCCTCAGACCATTCGGATTATGTTTGTGACGGTCACGAACTGCCCTTCGCCGATAGCCAGTTCGATATCGTCACGGCGATCTCGGTCTTCCAGTATCTGGCCGATCCTCTGAAGGGAATTTCGGAGATTGCCCGGGTACTGCGTCCGGGAGGCGCGCTGGTGGGAACGGTTGCCTTTCTCGAAGCTCAGGATAAGCAGACGTACTTCCACATGACGCACCTCGGAGTTCGTGAACTGCTCAGCAGAGCGGGTTTTGAGGCTATTGAGGTTTATCCCGGCTGGTCCTTCCGCGAATCGCTGAATGAGTCCTTTTGGGTGTGGAACCAGATCTCCGCGTTGAGCGCAATCCATCGCGCGTGGGGACGTCTCAGTTTTCGTCTTGGTTTGGCTTTGTGGCGGGCGGGGTACCGGATGAAAGGAAAATCAGCGCCCGAGGATCTGGAGATGCGGTTTGCAGGCTCGCTGCAGTTCAAGGCCGTTAAGAAGATGGCTTGA
- a CDS encoding NAD-dependent epimerase/dehydratase family protein, whose product MNDFNTLRVLVTGGAGFIGSHLCEALLTQGAKVAVLDNFDPFYPRASKEQNLAFCRSLPGFSLVEGDLRDADLVGRLFGEFRPQAVVHLAARAGVRPSLDDPALYADVNVRGTTVLLEAAHLTGVKNFVFASSSSVYGNRNTVPFRESDNTDFAVSPYGATKKAGEVLCHSYHQVYGISTACLRFFTVYGPRQRPDLAIRKFVRLALAGESIPVFGDGTTRRDYTHVRDILTGILGAIRWGQSPEPRYGIFNLGSSHPIELRELISLIGDCIGHPVETKSLPFQPGDVVQTFADSSLAEQELGFKHDVNFRDGLKDFVAWMKQQTEG is encoded by the coding sequence ATGAACGATTTCAATACTTTACGCGTACTCGTCACTGGCGGCGCGGGGTTCATTGGCTCGCACCTTTGTGAGGCACTCCTGACCCAGGGGGCCAAGGTTGCCGTCTTGGACAACTTTGACCCCTTTTATCCCCGTGCGTCTAAGGAGCAGAACCTCGCGTTCTGCCGCAGTCTCCCCGGTTTTTCGCTGGTGGAGGGCGATCTGCGCGATGCCGACCTTGTCGGACGGCTCTTCGGAGAATTCCGTCCGCAGGCGGTGGTTCACCTCGCTGCCCGGGCTGGTGTGCGGCCTTCCTTGGATGATCCGGCCCTCTACGCCGATGTCAATGTGCGCGGTACTACGGTACTACTCGAGGCGGCGCACCTCACTGGTGTGAAAAACTTCGTCTTCGCCTCGTCCTCTTCGGTGTATGGCAACCGCAACACCGTGCCCTTCCGCGAGAGCGATAACACCGACTTTGCGGTCTCTCCCTACGGTGCCACCAAGAAGGCCGGCGAGGTGCTCTGCCATTCCTATCATCAGGTCTATGGCATAAGCACGGCCTGCCTGCGCTTCTTCACCGTGTACGGCCCGCGCCAGCGTCCCGACCTGGCCATTCGCAAGTTCGTAAGGCTCGCCCTTGCCGGTGAGTCCATTCCGGTTTTCGGCGATGGCACCACTCGCCGCGACTACACGCATGTCCGCGACATCCTCACAGGCATTCTGGGTGCGATCCGCTGGGGACAATCCCCCGAGCCCCGCTACGGCATCTTCAATCTTGGCTCGTCGCACCCCATCGAGCTGCGCGAACTCATATCACTGATCGGCGACTGCATCGGCCATCCCGTCGAGACAAAATCTTTGCCCTTCCAACCGGGTGACGTCGTCCAAACCTTCGCCGATTCAAGTCTGGCTGAACAGGAACTCGGCTTCAAACACGATGTGAATTTCCGCGACGGCCTCAAAGATTTCGTCGCATGGATGAAGCAGCAAACCGAAGGCTGA